A single Tenacibaculum sp. 190524A02b DNA region contains:
- a CDS encoding PhoX family protein yields MKYNRRKFISFLGKASIAATVPPFLMRCGNTSSPTVKKELSNLKLKRLKELVLESLPASDKDDLLLTKGLNYHTIIKWGDTINTKDTFGFNNDFTCFIPFDKNNPKDGLLWVNHEYVNPLYVSDFNFRDYKNPEKHRTIQQVDKEMYNVGGSIVRIQEVNGKWNIVENDPYNRRITAKTPIKLNWDTPIKGKTTVIGTLSNCSGGITPWNTFLTCEENYDGFYGETEYDDNNVSTRKPSKHYGWEIFYDYPPEHYGWVVEVNPKDGTAQKHIALGRFAHECCTLYELEDKRLVAYTGDDKNDEHLYKFISSKPGSLKEGTLYVADTVNGKWLALDWEQQPKLKAKFKDQTEVLIRAREAAKLVGATELNRPEDIEIDPVTGHVLVSLTNNKEKGDFHGSILKVEETNGKFDALTFKASTYIAGGEVNGFSCPDNLAFDLAGNLWITSDMSGSAMNKEEGPYMSFKNNSLFVIPRYGKEAGKVIRVASAPVDAELTGPWFSPDGETLFLSVQHPGGQTTDIKKPTSKWPFDKDNIPKSSVVAIKGDLIEKMNLLHKIEG; encoded by the coding sequence ATGAAATATAATAGAAGAAAATTCATATCCTTTTTGGGTAAAGCAAGTATAGCAGCTACTGTACCTCCTTTTTTAATGAGGTGTGGAAATACTAGTTCACCAACAGTAAAAAAAGAACTCTCTAATCTAAAATTGAAAAGATTAAAAGAATTAGTATTGGAAAGCTTACCAGCTTCTGATAAGGATGATTTACTTTTAACTAAGGGGTTAAATTATCATACAATCATAAAATGGGGAGATACAATCAATACAAAAGATACTTTTGGGTTTAATAATGATTTTACCTGTTTTATCCCTTTTGATAAAAATAACCCTAAAGATGGTTTGCTATGGGTAAATCATGAATATGTAAATCCGCTTTATGTTTCAGATTTTAATTTTAGAGATTATAAAAATCCAGAAAAACACAGAACTATACAACAGGTTGATAAAGAAATGTACAATGTTGGAGGAAGTATTGTACGGATACAGGAAGTCAATGGAAAATGGAATATTGTAGAGAATGATCCATATAATAGAAGAATAACAGCAAAAACACCTATTAAGCTAAACTGGGATACACCAATTAAAGGAAAAACAACAGTTATAGGTACATTAAGTAATTGTTCAGGAGGTATTACACCATGGAATACATTTTTAACCTGTGAAGAAAATTACGATGGTTTCTACGGAGAAACAGAATATGATGACAACAATGTTTCAACTAGGAAACCAAGTAAACATTATGGTTGGGAAATTTTTTACGATTATCCACCAGAGCATTACGGTTGGGTGGTAGAAGTAAACCCTAAAGACGGAACCGCCCAAAAACATATTGCCCTAGGAAGGTTTGCACATGAATGTTGTACGTTATATGAGTTAGAAGACAAACGATTGGTAGCTTATACAGGAGATGATAAAAATGATGAACATTTATATAAATTTATTTCCTCTAAACCAGGTTCTTTAAAAGAAGGAACTCTCTATGTGGCAGATACTGTTAATGGTAAGTGGTTAGCTTTAGATTGGGAACAACAACCTAAATTGAAAGCGAAATTTAAAGACCAAACAGAAGTGTTAATTAGAGCAAGAGAAGCAGCAAAATTAGTAGGAGCTACTGAATTAAATCGACCTGAAGATATTGAAATTGATCCTGTTACTGGTCATGTATTGGTTTCATTAACAAATAATAAAGAGAAAGGAGATTTCCATGGTTCCATTTTAAAAGTTGAAGAAACAAATGGGAAGTTTGATGCCTTAACTTTTAAGGCTTCAACGTACATAGCAGGAGGAGAAGTTAATGGCTTCTCTTGTCCAGATAATTTAGCATTTGATTTAGCAGGAAATTTATGGATTACTTCAGATATGTCTGGAAGTGCAATGAATAAAGAAGAAGGACCTTATATGTCTTTTAAAAACAATAGCTTATTTGTAATTCCAAGATATGGTAAGGAAGCTGGTAAGGTAATTAGGGTAGCTTCTGCACCAGTAGATGCTGAACTTACAGGGCCTTGGTTTTCTCCAGATGGTGAAACCTTGTTTTTAAGTGTTCAACATCCTGGAGGACAAACAACAGATATTAAAAAGCCAACTAGTAAATGGCCTTTTGATAAAGATAATATCCCCAAATCTTCTGTGGTAGCTATTAAAGGTGATTTGATAGAAAAAATGAACTTATTACACAAAATTGAAGGGTGA
- a CDS encoding GTP-binding protein codes for MTNKLPVTVLSGFLGAGKTTLLNHILHNKEGLKVAVIVNDMSEVNVDAELVKNENTLSRTEEKLVEMSNGCICCTLREDLMVEVERLAKESRFDYLLIESTGISEPVPVAQTFSFIDEDNGIDLSRFSYVDTMVTVVDAFNFFKDFGSPERLIDRDLTDIEGDYRTIVNLLTDQIEFANVILLNKTDLITKEHLGVLKAAIQKLNPSAKIIASSYGKIKPEEILNTKLFNFEEAEQSAGWIEELNADGHTPETEEYGISSFVYRSKKPFDPTRFWSYIQNKFPTNIIRSKGLFWIGSRPEQALVWGQAGGSLKADSAGVWWASMTFEERIQYMAFVENQEEIESGWDHKFGDRKNEIVFIGQNMDETLIRSHLDACLITDEEVLLGHWKEGYEDNWPVQRA; via the coding sequence ATGACTAATAAACTACCAGTAACGGTGCTTAGTGGATTTCTAGGCGCAGGTAAAACTACCCTATTAAATCACATTTTACATAACAAAGAAGGCTTAAAAGTAGCTGTAATTGTAAATGATATGAGTGAAGTAAATGTAGATGCTGAATTGGTGAAAAATGAAAATACGCTTTCTCGCACAGAAGAAAAGTTAGTTGAAATGAGTAATGGATGTATTTGTTGTACGCTTAGGGAAGACTTGATGGTAGAAGTAGAAAGATTAGCCAAAGAAAGTAGGTTTGATTATTTACTTATTGAAAGTACTGGGATAAGTGAACCTGTGCCAGTAGCTCAAACATTTTCTTTTATAGATGAGGATAATGGTATTGATTTATCACGTTTTAGTTATGTAGATACCATGGTAACGGTAGTGGATGCTTTTAATTTTTTTAAAGATTTTGGTAGCCCTGAAAGATTAATAGATAGAGACCTTACAGATATAGAAGGAGATTATAGAACGATTGTAAATTTACTTACAGATCAAATTGAGTTTGCTAATGTTATTCTTTTAAATAAAACAGATTTGATCACTAAGGAACATTTAGGTGTTTTGAAAGCTGCTATTCAAAAATTAAACCCTTCAGCAAAAATTATTGCATCTAGTTATGGTAAAATCAAACCAGAAGAAATTTTGAACACAAAACTTTTTAACTTTGAAGAAGCTGAACAAAGTGCTGGTTGGATTGAAGAATTAAACGCTGATGGACATACTCCAGAAACAGAAGAGTATGGAATATCTTCTTTTGTGTATAGAAGTAAAAAACCATTTGATCCTACACGTTTTTGGAGCTATATTCAGAACAAATTTCCTACTAATATTATAAGAAGTAAAGGATTGTTTTGGATTGGATCTAGACCAGAACAAGCTTTAGTTTGGGGGCAAGCAGGAGGTTCTTTAAAGGCTGATAGTGCTGGTGTTTGGTGGGCAAGTATGACGTTTGAAGAGCGCATACAATATATGGCGTTTGTAGAAAATCAAGAAGAAATTGAATCAGGATGGGATCATAAGTTTGGAGATCGAAAAAATGAAATCGTTTTTATTGGACAAAACATGGATGAAACCTTAATTAGATCACATTTAGATGCTTGTTTAATAACAGATGAAGAAGTACTGCTTGGGCATTGGAAAGAAGGATATGAAGATAATTGGCCTGTTCAAAGAGCTTAA
- a CDS encoding nuclear transport factor 2 family protein — protein sequence MQKHQTNSNLDLIAAVQIYFDALYYCDTKKLNQVFHKNASLFDVDEGKVFIESIASFSKDVGGRISPKSVGQQPEAEILMIDWLSEACATVKIRIRAHKNIFVDHLGFVKGEEGWQIVSKIWHLEKTIE from the coding sequence ATGCAAAAACACCAAACAAATTCCAATTTAGACTTAATAGCTGCTGTACAAATATATTTTGACGCATTGTATTATTGCGATACTAAAAAATTGAATCAAGTATTTCATAAAAACGCCAGTCTTTTTGATGTTGATGAAGGAAAGGTTTTTATAGAGTCCATTGCTAGCTTTAGCAAAGATGTAGGAGGAAGGATATCACCAAAAAGTGTAGGGCAACAACCTGAAGCAGAAATATTAATGATTGATTGGTTATCTGAAGCCTGTGCAACTGTAAAAATAAGAATCAGAGCTCATAAAAATATATTTGTTGATCATCTTGGTTTTGTTAAAGGAGAAGAAGGTTGGCAAATAGTTTCTAAAATATGGCACTTAGAAAAAACAATAGAATAA
- a CDS encoding DUF389 domain-containing protein — translation MEEKLNNEEAVEQSKQDVQERAIGLWESSKKFLVELLDFRHDTDHQATIEAIKGDIAFKGTTTWILICSIFVASIGLNANSTAVVIGAMLISPLMGPILGIGMSIAINDIDTLRKSMVNLVTMIVLSLITAFLFFFLFPLKEETSELLGRVKPDIRDVLIAFFGGLALIIARTKKGTIASVIFGVAIATALMPPLCTAGYGLAIGNLDYFLGAMYLFIINTIFIALATFLVLKLLGFTMIRYVNSVKRKRIARIASFIAILVMVPAVFTFINVYKESVINANYKKFLKEEVLANKDLWLQRESIDVKEEKISLFFNGDVTDATETFLRNELKSYSKIDSYKLMINENKARSVDRVVDAYDRAIADLDRKDNVIKGLHKQIEDLELTITGLNARIEQDALNRDKNSVPFSKIIKEAKIRYNDITRMSFSKTLSSKDFIKIDTMPEMLVIWNKKLQDTVMVKKEKELKTWLQKELKLSNLKLISKK, via the coding sequence ATGGAAGAAAAATTGAATAATGAAGAGGCTGTAGAGCAGTCAAAACAAGATGTACAGGAAAGAGCAATAGGTTTGTGGGAAAGTTCCAAGAAGTTTTTAGTTGAGCTTTTAGATTTTCGTCATGATACAGATCATCAAGCAACCATTGAGGCAATAAAAGGCGATATTGCTTTTAAAGGAACTACTACTTGGATTTTAATATGTTCTATATTCGTGGCATCCATTGGGTTAAACGCAAATTCTACAGCTGTAGTTATCGGAGCTATGTTAATATCCCCACTAATGGGACCAATTTTAGGAATAGGAATGTCTATTGCTATTAATGATATTGATACCTTAAGAAAATCAATGGTCAACCTAGTAACCATGATTGTATTGAGTTTAATAACTGCTTTTTTATTTTTCTTTTTATTCCCATTAAAAGAGGAGACTTCTGAGTTATTAGGGCGTGTTAAACCTGACATTAGAGATGTATTAATTGCTTTTTTTGGAGGATTAGCGTTAATAATTGCACGGACTAAAAAAGGAACGATTGCTTCAGTAATATTTGGAGTTGCTATTGCAACAGCTTTAATGCCTCCCTTGTGTACAGCAGGTTATGGGTTAGCTATAGGGAATTTAGATTATTTCTTAGGCGCAATGTATTTATTTATTATCAATACTATTTTTATAGCCTTAGCAACTTTTTTAGTTTTAAAATTATTAGGATTCACTATGATTCGTTATGTGAATTCTGTAAAGCGTAAAAGGATTGCTCGTATTGCTTCGTTTATAGCAATTTTAGTAATGGTACCAGCAGTTTTTACGTTTATTAATGTATACAAAGAAAGTGTAATTAATGCCAACTATAAAAAGTTTTTAAAAGAAGAAGTGTTAGCGAATAAAGATTTGTGGTTACAAAGAGAAAGTATTGATGTGAAAGAAGAAAAGATAAGTCTTTTTTTTAATGGGGATGTAACCGATGCAACTGAAACTTTTTTACGAAATGAACTAAAATCATACTCAAAAATAGATTCTTATAAGCTTATGATTAATGAAAATAAAGCAAGAAGTGTTGATAGAGTGGTAGATGCTTATGATAGAGCTATTGCTGATTTAGATAGAAAAGATAATGTAATAAAAGGATTACATAAGCAAATTGAAGATTTAGAATTAACAATTACTGGTTTAAATGCTAGAATTGAACAAGATGCCTTAAATAGAGATAAAAATAGTGTGCCTTTTAGTAAGATTATAAAAGAAGCTAAAATTCGTTATAATGATATAACTAGGATGAGTTTCTCTAAAACTTTAAGTTCCAAAGACTTTATTAAGATTGATACCATGCCAGAAATGTTAGTAATATGGAATAAAAAATTACAGGATACAGTAATGGTTAAAAAGGAAAAGGAATTAAAGACTTGGTTACAGAAGGAACTAAAGTTATCTAATTTGAAGTTAATTAGTAAAAAATAA
- a CDS encoding DUF6503 family protein: MKSKEVLMIVTTFLLLGCKQEQQLNGRTILKEAILVHDANNNWNTTQLNLHIQEPRKGNPHRYSILNLDNSTKAFRLKRNRDQHISEHIIESGGNSFVLLDGSKNIDSLLIEKYRLNPSRNIGYKKFYHLLYGLPMTLNSWVEKINNTSETIFNGEACYKIELVLKEAMFSKHWNVFISKEEKEIKGIEMIVPEKPDGGERIYFEGNILVNGINIPRVRHWHEFNSDAYSGSDIIVKEILIN, from the coding sequence ATGAAGAGTAAAGAAGTACTGATGATAGTTACCACTTTTTTATTATTGGGATGTAAGCAGGAACAACAACTTAATGGTAGAACAATTTTAAAAGAAGCCATATTAGTCCATGATGCCAATAATAATTGGAATACAACACAATTAAACTTGCATATACAAGAACCAAGAAAAGGGAATCCACATCGATATTCCATTTTAAATTTAGATAATAGTACAAAAGCATTTCGATTAAAAAGAAATAGAGATCAACACATTTCTGAGCATATTATTGAAAGTGGTGGGAATAGTTTTGTTTTATTAGATGGAAGCAAAAATATTGATAGTTTATTAATAGAAAAGTACAGATTAAACCCTTCTAGAAATATAGGGTATAAAAAGTTTTATCATTTGTTGTATGGTTTACCAATGACATTAAATAGTTGGGTTGAAAAAATAAATAATACTTCTGAAACTATTTTTAATGGAGAAGCATGTTATAAAATAGAGCTAGTACTAAAAGAAGCCATGTTTTCTAAACATTGGAATGTTTTTATTTCTAAAGAAGAAAAAGAAATAAAAGGAATAGAAATGATAGTGCCAGAGAAGCCAGATGGAGGAGAAAGAATTTATTTTGAAGGTAATATACTTGTAAATGGTATAAATATTCCAAGAGTAAGGCATTGGCATGAATTCAATTCGGATGCCTATTCTGGGTCAGATATAATTGTTAAAGAAATACTAATAAACTAA
- a CDS encoding endonuclease/exonuclease/phosphatase family protein, translating into MKTLIFKLSMVLLALTITSCSNEDLSLMEQKEHSKQHKKGKNVLRFVTYNIHGGKGPNNEGDLKSNLEAFKKLLSSEEVLFLQEVQPHQVETVKDIYDDFPHSFYTKIEADSYWDWGTFSFKKRESGQIILSKIPFQIKHEKLIQKDPGGDHWERKAQEVTLEMSNKRKLKFFHYHNTYNWNLDDFASEKEGMIKYRNYVDERINETSYNLSNNLIMLGDFNLFKEDVTEIINTKAHAFNGRDHINSMIPFLKSGSYNTFSKKLSDHDAVWAEIDY; encoded by the coding sequence ATGAAAACACTAATTTTTAAACTGTCAATGGTGCTATTAGCGCTAACAATTACCTCTTGTTCCAATGAAGACTTAAGTTTAATGGAGCAAAAAGAACACTCAAAGCAACATAAAAAAGGAAAAAATGTACTTCGTTTTGTAACCTACAATATTCATGGGGGCAAAGGACCAAACAACGAAGGAGACCTTAAAAGTAATTTAGAAGCTTTTAAAAAGTTATTAAGCTCAGAAGAAGTGTTGTTTTTACAAGAAGTCCAACCGCATCAAGTAGAAACTGTAAAAGATATTTATGATGATTTTCCACATTCTTTTTACACTAAAATAGAAGCTGATAGTTACTGGGATTGGGGGACTTTTTCATTTAAAAAAAGAGAAAGCGGTCAAATTATTTTATCCAAAATACCATTTCAAATTAAGCATGAAAAACTAATTCAAAAAGACCCAGGAGGTGATCATTGGGAAAGAAAGGCGCAGGAAGTAACTCTAGAAATGAGTAACAAAAGAAAGTTGAAGTTTTTCCATTACCATAATACCTACAATTGGAATTTAGATGACTTTGCTTCTGAAAAAGAAGGTATGATAAAGTATAGAAATTATGTTGACGAAAGAATAAATGAAACTAGTTACAATTTAAGTAATAACTTAATTATGTTAGGAGATTTTAACTTATTTAAAGAAGATGTTACTGAAATTATTAATACAAAAGCACATGCATTTAATGGAAGAGATCATATAAATAGTATGATTCCTTTTCTTAAATCAGGTTCTTATAATACCTTTTCAAAAAAGTTATCAGATCATGATGCAGTTTGGGCTGAAATAGATTATTAA
- a CDS encoding alpha/beta hydrolase family protein, which yields MKLLNILLILFFGCIQMLGQSKIYNITQIAIKKTYKETSGLAKYRYDSLSYKEARVQNKYIYEKFNYKSDGFEVEGFLCRPKSLGNKKIPVIIYNRGGTGNIGRLSEEDLPDFYWFAKNGFAVYASSYRFVGKLGKLDQAGGEDVNDVVNLYNAVKNIEFVDPNNIFMMGVSRGGMMTYQSLKRINVNAAAVIGGVADLNILSKKRPIFITGWSDLEEKYNYKGLENILPNFAENKEKYLNQRSATKWASQINSPVYILHSRQDGRVSVIGALELAKQLHNFKKEYKMKIYDRKSHSLPYSKFDGFEEIIEWFKNHIQ from the coding sequence ATGAAGTTACTTAATATTCTTTTAATACTGTTTTTTGGATGTATACAGATGTTAGGGCAATCCAAAATATATAATATTACTCAGATAGCTATTAAAAAAACATATAAAGAAACTAGCGGGCTTGCAAAATATAGGTATGATAGTTTATCGTATAAAGAGGCTAGGGTTCAAAATAAGTATATATATGAAAAGTTTAATTATAAGAGTGATGGTTTTGAGGTAGAAGGTTTCTTATGTCGCCCAAAAAGCCTTGGAAATAAAAAGATACCAGTAATTATTTATAATAGAGGAGGAACAGGAAATATTGGTAGGTTATCAGAAGAAGATTTGCCCGATTTTTATTGGTTTGCAAAAAATGGCTTTGCAGTATATGCGTCAAGTTATCGATTTGTAGGTAAACTAGGTAAATTAGATCAAGCAGGAGGAGAGGATGTAAATGATGTTGTAAACTTGTATAATGCTGTTAAAAATATTGAGTTTGTAGATCCGAATAATATTTTTATGATGGGGGTTTCTAGAGGAGGAATGATGACCTATCAAAGTTTAAAGAGAATAAATGTTAATGCAGCTGCCGTTATAGGAGGTGTAGCAGATCTTAATATATTATCTAAAAAAAGACCGATATTTATTACTGGATGGTCAGATTTAGAGGAAAAGTATAATTATAAAGGACTTGAAAATATTTTACCCAATTTTGCAGAGAATAAGGAGAAGTATTTAAACCAACGTTCAGCTACAAAATGGGCAAGCCAAATAAATTCACCTGTTTATATATTACATTCTAGACAAGATGGAAGAGTTTCTGTAATAGGTGCATTAGAGCTAGCAAAACAACTCCATAATTTTAAAAAGGAGTATAAAATGAAAATATATGATCGAAAAAGTCATTCATTGCCCTATTCTAAATTTGATGGCTTTGAAGAAATAATAGAATGGTTTAAAAATCATATTCAATAA
- a CDS encoding alpha/beta hydrolase: MKKILKITKWLFIIALSIIFLSILYLRFSRFSDKMIYHMNGTKYDKFESDLNYEEFYIEPENNVKLHGVLFKPDSIATVGTIFHYSGKGMHLMSSIQKSYEPLLKKGFQVFCFERRNFGKSNGKATNSLTLKKDALFIFDEIIKHKDVKGKPVVIWGQSLGGAFATMNANERQEKIKGLLLEGTFSSFPDIGKVYASVLNLENFKWLVPMLMNNDFPAEEEIQNLTIPTIVLHSKSDKQVPYELGRKLFEAANPNNTTFWDIESKHIMGIYDYEEKYVKAFVKMIEN; this comes from the coding sequence ATGAAGAAAATTTTAAAAATTACAAAATGGCTATTTATTATCGCATTATCAATCATATTTTTATCTATTTTATACCTACGTTTCTCTAGGTTTTCTGATAAAATGATTTATCATATGAATGGGACTAAATATGATAAATTTGAATCTGATTTAAATTATGAAGAATTTTATATTGAGCCTGAGAATAACGTAAAGTTACATGGTGTACTTTTCAAACCAGATTCAATTGCTACTGTGGGTACTATTTTTCATTATTCTGGAAAAGGGATGCATTTAATGTCTTCCATTCAAAAATCGTATGAACCATTATTAAAAAAAGGATTTCAAGTTTTTTGTTTTGAGAGAAGGAACTTTGGGAAGTCAAATGGGAAAGCTACTAATTCTTTAACCTTAAAAAAAGACGCTTTGTTTATTTTTGATGAAATAATAAAGCATAAAGATGTAAAGGGTAAACCTGTTGTTATTTGGGGACAATCATTAGGAGGTGCTTTTGCTACTATGAATGCAAATGAGCGACAAGAAAAAATAAAAGGGTTACTATTAGAAGGAACTTTTAGTTCATTTCCTGATATAGGAAAAGTGTATGCAAGCGTACTTAATTTAGAGAATTTTAAATGGTTAGTACCAATGCTTATGAATAATGATTTTCCTGCTGAGGAAGAAATACAAAATTTAACAATACCAACGATAGTACTACATAGTAAATCAGATAAACAAGTGCCATATGAACTAGGTAGAAAACTCTTTGAAGCAGCGAACCCTAATAATACTACATTTTGGGATATTGAGAGCAAGCATATTATGGGAATCTATGATTATGAGGAGAAGTATGTAAAAGCATTTGTTAAGATGATAGAAAATTAA
- a CDS encoding Crp/Fnr family transcriptional regulator, with translation MEELLHYIQKISRIEAATFRELKKLVQPLTLNKNDFFVKAGEYAQQIGFLKKGIVRAFFLNQEGKEYNKQFFVEPSIIGAYTSLLTQQPTQIAQQALTDCEILVINYRELVKYYDRFHDLERLGRKIAENYFLEKEQKEIEMALLEADKRYQIMRERFPTLELAIPQYHIASYLGISATQLSRIRRKIKI, from the coding sequence ATGGAAGAACTTTTACATTATATACAAAAGATTAGCCGAATTGAAGCTGCTACATTTAGGGAATTGAAAAAATTAGTTCAACCACTTACATTAAATAAAAACGACTTTTTTGTAAAGGCTGGAGAATATGCACAACAAATTGGTTTTTTAAAAAAAGGTATTGTAAGAGCGTTCTTTCTAAATCAAGAAGGAAAAGAATACAATAAACAATTTTTTGTAGAACCTTCAATAATTGGAGCTTATACTTCTTTACTTACCCAACAACCTACACAAATAGCGCAACAGGCTCTAACGGATTGTGAAATTTTAGTAATCAATTATAGAGAGTTGGTAAAGTACTATGATAGGTTTCATGATTTAGAAAGATTAGGTAGAAAAATTGCAGAGAATTACTTTTTAGAAAAAGAGCAAAAAGAAATTGAAATGGCATTGCTTGAAGCCGATAAAAGATATCAAATTATGAGAGAAAGATTCCCTACCTTAGAATTAGCAATACCTCAATATCATATAGCATCTTATTTAGGAATATCAGCTACTCAATTAAGTAGAATCCGAAGAAAAATAAAAATATAG
- a CDS encoding endonuclease codes for MDKTRIKLPLLLFLLIISELSIGQVVINELDCDTPGVDDKEFIELKSDIPNFDLEGYVLVFFNGSTSGADSSYFAIDLDGLTTDVNGLLLIGSDNVAPFPQRLISANVIQNGADAVAIYKANDFDFPEGTLATTTNLIDALVYDTSDSDDTGLMTLLGVSEQINEGSSNNTNSIQRFVDMDNNVSYKAATPTPRALNDGGGVVINTLTMSTVMKQYTEGASFDITITSDVNVTTDLNFDIMLNNGTFNNSDYTGVTSLTIPNGQNSITTTITLIDDSDNEGDEELQIRFFNLPATVIPYNNNLIVRVVDNDFTVAGWGTPINPTFGIVKSTEPSGYYDNLNGLSGDELRNALQNIIANPNIVRAQTYADVIDILKEADQNPLNSNEVWLVYTEKSRAKLDLQMDSNNNGKWNREHTFPRSRGGFHDIDKDDIADGIDKFWTTKADSLRHGNSDAHALRVADGPENSSRGNQHYGQYNGPTGTLGSFYGDVARSVLFMEIRYNGLKVVNGFPSTVGQLGDLATLLNWHRNDPPDDFEMNRNNVVYKWQFNRNPFIDHPDLVEYIWGTQAGDEWGQPLSIVEDNLPQISIFPNPTRNSIQIYGLKDVAKIEVFSLGGKKLYKTVKANGKLNLNLASGIYVIKIKSENKSIVKKLVVK; via the coding sequence ATGGATAAAACTAGAATTAAATTACCACTTTTACTGTTCTTATTAATAATTAGTGAGCTTTCAATTGGTCAGGTGGTTATAAATGAATTAGATTGTGATACACCAGGTGTAGATGATAAAGAATTTATAGAGCTAAAATCTGATATACCTAATTTTGATTTAGAAGGGTATGTTCTTGTTTTTTTTAACGGTTCAACAAGTGGTGCAGATAGTAGTTATTTTGCAATTGATTTGGACGGCCTTACTACAGATGTAAATGGACTTTTACTTATAGGAAGTGATAATGTTGCCCCTTTTCCGCAGCGTTTAATTTCTGCAAATGTCATTCAAAATGGGGCAGATGCAGTAGCAATTTACAAAGCAAATGACTTTGATTTTCCCGAAGGAACTTTAGCTACAACAACAAATTTGATTGATGCGTTAGTCTATGATACTAGTGATTCAGATGATACTGGATTAATGACGCTTTTGGGAGTAAGTGAGCAAATCAATGAAGGCTCTAGTAATAACACAAACTCTATTCAACGTTTTGTAGATATGGATAATAATGTTTCATATAAGGCTGCAACACCAACACCAAGAGCATTAAACGATGGAGGAGGTGTTGTAATCAATACATTAACTATGTCAACAGTTATGAAGCAATACACAGAAGGAGCAAGTTTTGATATTACCATTACTTCTGATGTAAATGTAACTACCGACCTTAATTTTGATATAATGCTCAATAATGGGACTTTTAATAATTCAGATTATACAGGTGTTACCTCGCTTACCATTCCGAATGGTCAAAATTCAATAACAACAACAATAACACTTATTGATGATTCAGATAATGAAGGTGATGAAGAATTACAAATTCGGTTTTTTAATTTGCCAGCTACAGTAATTCCTTACAATAATAATTTAATAGTAAGAGTTGTAGACAATGATTTTACAGTAGCAGGTTGGGGAACACCAATAAACCCAACGTTTGGTATTGTAAAGAGTACAGAACCTAGTGGATATTATGATAATTTGAATGGTTTGTCAGGTGATGAATTACGTAACGCATTGCAAAATATTATTGCTAATCCGAATATTGTACGAGCACAAACATATGCTGATGTTATTGATATTTTAAAAGAAGCTGATCAAAATCCTTTAAATAGTAATGAAGTTTGGCTAGTATATACAGAGAAAAGTAGGGCTAAGTTAGATTTGCAAATGGATTCAAATAATAATGGTAAGTGGAATAGAGAGCATACTTTTCCTAGATCTCGTGGAGGTTTTCATGACATTGATAAAGATGATATAGCAGACGGAATTGATAAGTTTTGGACAACTAAAGCAGATTCACTTCGCCATGGAAATTCTGATGCACATGCATTACGTGTGGCAGATGGGCCAGAAAACAGTTCCAGAGGAAACCAACATTATGGACAATATAACGGACCTACCGGTACTTTAGGTAGCTTTTATGGTGATGTAGCACGAAGCGTTTTGTTTATGGAAATTCGTTATAACGGATTGAAAGTAGTTAACGGTTTTCCTAGTACGGTTGGACAATTAGGAGATTTAGCAACCTTATTAAATTGGCATCGAAATGATCCTCCTGATGACTTTGAAATGAACAGAAATAATGTGGTATATAAATGGCAATTTAACCGAAATCCTTTTATTGATCATCCAGATTTGGTCGAATATATTTGGGGTACTCAAGCTGGAGATGAGTGGGGACAACCTTTAAGTATTGTTGAGGATAATTTACCTCAAATAAGCATATTTCCAAACCCAACCAGAAATAGTATTCAAATTTATGGACTTAAAGATGTTGCTAAAATAGAGGTGTTTTCTTTGGGAGGAAAGAAACTTTATAAAACAGTCAAGGCTAATGGTAAATTAAATTTAAATTTAGCTAGTGGAATTTATGTCATTAAAATTAAGTCGGAAAATAAATCAATAGTTAAAAAACTAGTGGTAAAATAA